Proteins encoded together in one Archangium lipolyticum window:
- the pdxR gene encoding MocR-like pyridoxine biosynthesis transcription factor PdxR: protein MSTRGAMLHPSISRRRGDRPLHVQLYDRLREAILAGTLTPGTRLPSARAMALELRVSRGTVDVAYARLIVEGFLVTRGAAGTFVTSPLPLTPRGASTAPPKPRRAETRARAVLHPFQIGIPGVDAFPIATWSRLLGRHARGARAMDLAHSDASGDSSLREAIATHLAVARGVIAHPDQVLITGGYHGALGLIARALSSPADQAWIEDPGYHRARMALSLAGLRLAAVPVDDEGLDVARGVALAPRARFAFVTPGHQMPLGMTLSLPRRLALLAWARSADGWIVEDDYDGEFQYDSAPLPALKSLDDQGRVLYAGTFSKSMFPTLRLGFLVVPDRARDALARVANLLQPAPPLAIQRAAADFLSEGHFARHLRRMRNLYAERRTALLRALDELSSPYLQLEPTTGGLHLLARLSSVRDDAVVTHAGSLGLAPGPLSSYQLSPEKGRLDGLLLGFTTLPAPRAREAVSRLSRAIELARRAPSKLL, encoded by the coding sequence ATGAGCACTCGTGGAGCCATGCTTCATCCCTCGATCTCGCGGCGGCGGGGTGACCGACCCCTCCACGTGCAGCTCTACGATCGGCTCCGAGAGGCCATCCTCGCCGGGACACTGACCCCGGGCACCCGGCTCCCCTCGGCGCGAGCAATGGCCCTGGAACTCCGCGTCTCTCGAGGCACGGTGGATGTCGCGTACGCGCGCCTCATCGTCGAGGGGTTCCTCGTCACACGGGGAGCAGCCGGCACGTTCGTCACGAGCCCGCTCCCACTCACGCCTCGCGGAGCCTCAACGGCCCCGCCGAAGCCTCGACGTGCCGAGACTCGGGCCCGCGCGGTGCTTCACCCCTTCCAGATCGGCATCCCCGGAGTCGACGCATTCCCCATCGCGACCTGGTCGCGGCTGCTGGGTCGTCATGCTCGCGGCGCTCGGGCCATGGACCTCGCCCACTCCGACGCCAGTGGTGACAGTTCCCTGCGCGAGGCCATCGCTACCCACCTGGCGGTCGCACGTGGCGTCATCGCCCATCCGGACCAGGTCCTGATCACCGGCGGCTACCACGGTGCGCTCGGCCTGATTGCTCGCGCACTCTCCAGCCCGGCAGACCAGGCCTGGATTGAAGATCCGGGCTACCACCGGGCGCGCATGGCGCTCTCGCTCGCGGGGTTGCGGCTCGCCGCCGTGCCGGTCGATGACGAAGGGCTCGACGTCGCAAGGGGCGTAGCCCTCGCCCCGCGCGCCAGGTTCGCGTTCGTGACGCCAGGCCACCAGATGCCTCTGGGCATGACGCTCTCACTGCCTCGCAGGCTCGCCCTCCTGGCCTGGGCTCGGAGCGCGGACGGATGGATCGTCGAGGACGACTACGACGGGGAGTTCCAGTACGACTCGGCGCCGCTCCCCGCCCTCAAGAGCCTCGATGACCAGGGCCGGGTGCTCTACGCGGGGACCTTCAGCAAGTCGATGTTCCCCACGCTGCGCCTCGGTTTCCTCGTCGTGCCGGACAGGGCACGCGACGCGCTCGCCCGCGTCGCCAACCTGCTGCAGCCAGCCCCGCCCCTCGCGATACAGCGCGCGGCCGCCGACTTCCTGAGTGAAGGGCACTTCGCACGTCACCTGCGGCGCATGCGCAACCTCTATGCGGAGCGCCGGACCGCGCTGCTGCGTGCGCTCGACGAGCTCTCCTCTCCCTATCTCCAGCTCGAGCCCACGACGGGTGGGCTACATCTGCTGGCACGCCTGAGCAGTGTCCGTGACGATGCGGTGGTCACACACGCCGGTTCGCTAGGCCTCGCGCCAGGACCGCTGTCGAGCTACCAGCTCAGCCCCGAGAAGGGTCGGCTCGATGGATTGCTGCTCGGGTTCACCACCCTGCCCGCTCCTCGCGCGAGGGAGGCGGTGTCCCGGCTCTCTCGAGCCATCGAGCTGGCTCGCCGGGCTCCTTCAAAGTTACTTTGA
- a CDS encoding bestrophin family protein, with amino-acid sequence MIVRPRPSALKLLFVVRGTILPRVLPHVMGIAALSCLVVWTHQEGHLRLSVTSPAPLSLLGIALSIFLGFRNNACYDRWWEARKQWGALLIELRAFSHQAIALLDDGDAEVPVVGRQAARRLIHRNIAFAHALAAHLRGHDAREDISRFVAEPERSRVLTSGNRPSALLREHEVELAALRREGRLSDIAWGSLAARVHALMGVLCACERIRFTPLPFAYTVLLHRTAYLFCLLLPFGLAEALGWFTPVLAAMIAYTFFGLDWLGDELEEPFGTAPNDLPLLALARTAEINLCEALGEPQPEPLRPVDFILP; translated from the coding sequence GTGATTGTCCGTCCCCGCCCCAGTGCCCTGAAGCTCCTCTTTGTCGTGCGCGGCACCATCCTGCCGCGCGTCCTGCCCCACGTGATGGGTATCGCGGCGCTGTCCTGCCTCGTCGTCTGGACGCACCAGGAGGGCCACCTGCGGCTCTCGGTGACCTCGCCCGCGCCCCTGTCGCTGCTCGGCATCGCGCTGTCCATCTTCCTCGGGTTCCGGAACAACGCCTGCTACGACCGCTGGTGGGAGGCCAGGAAGCAGTGGGGCGCGCTGCTCATCGAACTGCGCGCGTTCTCACACCAGGCCATCGCGCTGCTGGACGACGGGGACGCCGAGGTGCCCGTCGTGGGGCGGCAGGCGGCGCGGCGGCTGATTCACCGGAACATCGCCTTCGCGCATGCGCTCGCCGCGCACCTGCGCGGGCATGACGCCCGGGAGGACATCTCCCGCTTCGTCGCGGAGCCGGAGCGCTCGCGCGTGCTGACCAGTGGAAATCGGCCCAGCGCGCTGCTGCGCGAGCACGAGGTCGAGCTGGCCGCGCTGCGGCGGGAGGGCCGGCTCTCCGACATCGCGTGGGGCTCGCTGGCCGCGCGGGTCCACGCGTTGATGGGCGTGCTCTGCGCCTGCGAGCGCATCCGCTTCACGCCGCTGCCCTTCGCGTACACGGTGCTGCTCCACCGCACCGCGTACCTCTTCTGCCTGCTGCTGCCCTTCGGCCTCGCGGAGGCCCTGGGCTGGTTCACGCCGGTGCTCGCGGCGATGATTGCCTACACCTTCTTCGGCCTGGACTGGCTGGGCGACGAGTTGGAGGAGCCCTTCGGCACGGCTCCCAACGACCTGCCGCTGCTCGCACTGGCCCGGACGGCGGAAATCAACCTGTGCGAGGCGCTGGGCGAGCCGCAGCCCGAGCCGCTGCGCCCCGTGGACTTCATCCTCCCGTAG
- a CDS encoding AraC family transcriptional regulator, whose amino-acid sequence MPGVLTAPDVPHAIDAAGREVLLVFLDPESEAGAALGASVEGPFRALSAVERDTLARDADPMRLMQAGGAEWTHLAIEVLGAGEAPARRAVHPRVRKLLRLLRQLPPEGDTSLPALASQVGLSPGRLMHAFTESIGLPLRPYLAWLRLQRAAAAIVSGMSLGEAAHAAGFSDAAHMTRTFRRMLGLPPSMLRPTALRPTAQPTRSRRPGGAPRRSGA is encoded by the coding sequence ATGCCCGGAGTGCTGACGGCGCCCGATGTGCCTCACGCCATCGATGCCGCGGGCCGCGAGGTGCTGCTCGTCTTCCTCGACCCCGAGAGTGAAGCCGGCGCGGCGCTCGGGGCCTCTGTCGAAGGCCCCTTCCGGGCCCTCTCCGCCGTCGAGCGCGACACCCTCGCCCGGGATGCGGACCCAATGCGCCTCATGCAAGCCGGAGGAGCCGAGTGGACCCACCTGGCCATCGAGGTTCTCGGCGCGGGTGAGGCCCCGGCCCGGCGTGCCGTGCATCCCCGGGTGCGCAAGCTGCTCCGGCTGCTCCGCCAACTGCCACCCGAGGGGGACACTTCGCTACCGGCTCTCGCGTCGCAGGTGGGGCTTTCACCGGGGCGCCTGATGCACGCCTTCACTGAATCCATCGGGCTGCCCCTGCGACCCTATCTCGCCTGGTTGAGGCTCCAGCGAGCCGCCGCGGCCATCGTGTCGGGCATGTCCCTGGGTGAGGCCGCTCATGCCGCGGGCTTCTCCGATGCCGCCCACATGACGCGCACCTTCCGGCGAATGCTGGGCCTGCCTCCGTCGATGTTGCGGCCCACGGCGTTGCGGCCCACGGCGCAGCCAACTCGTTCAAGACGCCCGGGGGGCGCGCCCCGTAGATCAGGGGCATGA
- a CDS encoding SLC13 family permease, producing MHLLGLLAGPLAAAALLLIPSGLHEVPGMGHRPAAAAAVAAWMALWWFTEAVPIAWTALLPLVLFPALGVFGVHGLPATMGRATLPYVDPYIFLFLGGMALGAALEQWHLHRRIALLIMHAIGTEPQRLLLGMLVATASVSLWISNTATAVMMVPIGMALLAQLESSEGRKLQHFGAALMLAVAYGSNVGGIGTKIGSPTNSVFAGVASRRLGMEVGFVEYMLAALPFVVLFLPLVWWVLWRKGRRDALGPGQGVDIIQRELAALGPLSGGEKVVGTVFLVAAVLWMGGDFLRGVLAPWVASAFGGFKLLGKHYEAAVALLAAGTLVLLGRLSRGALARVPWDTLLLLGGGFALAAGIEGSGLSTYMAARLAGLEALGPIAQYGAVALSTVALSAVASNTATVNVLLNVLPGSLPLLAVSTFASSCDFALPAGTPPNAIVFGSGYVRLPTMMKIGVVLDLLAAALLTLYGLLWVRFVLG from the coding sequence GTGCACCTGCTCGGACTGCTCGCCGGGCCGCTCGCCGCCGCGGCCCTCCTGCTCATCCCCTCGGGACTCCACGAAGTGCCCGGTATGGGACACCGCCCGGCCGCCGCCGCCGCCGTTGCCGCCTGGATGGCCCTCTGGTGGTTCACCGAGGCCGTCCCCATCGCCTGGACCGCCCTCCTCCCACTCGTCCTCTTCCCCGCGTTGGGCGTCTTCGGCGTGCACGGCCTGCCCGCTACCATGGGCCGCGCCACCCTCCCCTACGTGGACCCCTACATCTTCCTCTTCCTCGGAGGCATGGCCCTGGGCGCCGCCCTCGAGCAGTGGCACCTGCACCGGCGTATCGCCCTGCTCATCATGCATGCCATCGGCACCGAGCCCCAGCGGCTGCTGCTCGGCATGCTGGTGGCCACTGCCTCCGTCTCCCTGTGGATCTCCAACACCGCCACCGCCGTGATGATGGTGCCCATCGGCATGGCGCTCCTCGCCCAGCTCGAGTCCTCCGAGGGCCGCAAGCTCCAGCACTTCGGCGCCGCGCTGATGCTGGCAGTGGCCTACGGCTCCAACGTCGGCGGCATCGGAACGAAGATCGGCAGCCCCACCAACTCCGTCTTCGCGGGCGTGGCCTCGCGGCGGCTGGGCATGGAGGTGGGGTTCGTCGAGTACATGCTGGCCGCCCTGCCCTTCGTCGTCCTCTTCCTGCCGCTCGTGTGGTGGGTGCTGTGGCGCAAGGGCCGCCGGGACGCACTCGGCCCCGGGCAGGGGGTGGACATCATCCAACGGGAGCTGGCCGCGCTCGGGCCCCTCTCGGGCGGCGAGAAGGTGGTGGGCACCGTCTTCCTGGTAGCCGCGGTGCTGTGGATGGGCGGGGACTTCCTCCGGGGCGTGCTGGCGCCGTGGGTGGCCTCGGCCTTCGGGGGCTTCAAACTGCTGGGCAAGCACTACGAGGCGGCCGTGGCGCTGCTCGCCGCCGGGACGCTGGTGCTGCTGGGACGGCTGTCGCGCGGGGCCCTCGCCCGGGTGCCCTGGGACACGCTGCTGTTGCTGGGAGGAGGCTTCGCGCTCGCCGCCGGCATCGAGGGCAGCGGCCTGTCCACGTACATGGCCGCGCGCCTGGCGGGCCTGGAGGCCCTCGGCCCCATCGCGCAGTACGGCGCCGTGGCCCTGTCCACCGTGGCCCTGTCCGCCGTGGCCTCCAACACCGCCACGGTGAACGTGCTGCTCAACGTGCTGCCCGGCTCTCTGCCCCTGCTCGCGGTGAGCACCTTCGCCTCGTCCTGCGACTTCGCCCTGCCGGCGGGCACTCCACCCAACGCCATCGTCTTCGGCAGCGGCTACGTGCGCCTGCCCACGATGATGAAGATTGGCGTGGTGCTGGACCTGCTCGCCGCCGCCCTGCTCACCCTCTACGGGCTCCTCTGGGTTCGCTTCGTGCTCGGCTGA
- a CDS encoding terminase: MNDRTDGLLSWQWRLYPDNHCDRRNLLVHALTVPLFQSGTVLLATSPFTSPWMVLPGALAVVSALALQGRGHRLESEAPVPFRGPFDVVARLFVEQWVTFPRFVLSGGFARAWRATRNAGASVA; this comes from the coding sequence ATGAACGACCGAACTGATGGACTCCTCTCCTGGCAATGGCGCCTCTACCCGGACAACCATTGCGATCGCCGCAACCTGCTCGTCCATGCGCTGACGGTGCCGTTGTTCCAATCCGGCACGGTGCTGCTCGCCACTTCACCCTTCACCTCGCCCTGGATGGTGCTTCCCGGGGCCTTGGCGGTCGTGAGCGCGTTGGCACTCCAGGGTCGTGGCCACCGCCTCGAATCGGAAGCGCCCGTCCCCTTCCGGGGTCCCTTCGACGTCGTCGCGCGGCTCTTCGTCGAGCAGTGGGTGACGTTTCCCCGTTTCGTGCTGTCGGGCGGCTTCGCTCGAGCCTGGCGTGCGACGCGTAACGCCGGTGCGTCCGTTGCTTGA
- a CDS encoding endo-1,4-beta-xylanase, which translates to MSSMKKKPVLGVLQMLLASFLIPLLFSPHPAHSENILLLQTDFEDGTVQGWTGRGGVETLEVVAEAARGGSYGLKVGGRKQSWHGPTLDVTAYMEPGQTYVFTGWIKLPQAAPSTSVHMTLQRKTPSTTYYERIYFDTATSNDWVRFQAQYKLLEAADNLSVYFEAPNDSSLVFHVDDFRLERLPDLGPIVIEEGIPSLEDVFANDFLIGTSFSNSELLADADRKLLAKHFNSTTPGNVLKWDSTEPQEGVFDFSGADAAVQFAVGNGQQVRGHTLVWHSQTPDWVFRDANGNLAGKELLFQRMKKHINAVMGRYKGQIYAWDVVNEVLDASQPDGLRRSLWYQIAGEEFIEKAFLFAREADPDAVLFINDYNTHESGKSQAMYDLVKRLRAKGIPIDGVGHQTHVSLYYPTIQEIESSIVKFADLGVETHITELDVSVYYDSSQRYDTFPEELKQKQASLYKQLFEVFKRHKNLVTSVTLWGKDDGNTWLRTFPVARNNWPLLFDERLQSKQAYWAIVNASAVPAPPTGLTVTAGNGRIDLSWSASTNASSYKIKRSTTNGGPYTPLAAVNGTSYSDTSVTNGTTYHYVISAVNAAGESGNSAQLSATPRETSTPPPGNLELQYRAADTQVGDNGLRPHFKIKNNGGEPVGLSELTIRYWFTIDGEKPLAIYCDYARVGNSNVTSKLVKTSTGKTGADHYLEIAFDSAAGSIPAVGDSGEIQIRGHKVDWSNFDESNDYSFDPSKTSFTQWERVTLYRNGQLIWGSEPQ; encoded by the coding sequence ATGAGCTCGATGAAGAAAAAGCCAGTTCTGGGAGTGCTTCAAATGCTCCTGGCGTCATTCTTGATTCCGCTGCTCTTTTCGCCGCATCCCGCACATTCTGAAAACATCCTGCTCCTCCAGACTGATTTCGAAGATGGAACGGTGCAGGGCTGGACTGGACGCGGTGGTGTGGAAACGTTGGAGGTGGTAGCGGAAGCGGCCCGCGGCGGCTCGTACGGCCTGAAGGTGGGTGGCCGCAAGCAGTCGTGGCACGGACCGACGCTGGACGTGACGGCGTACATGGAACCGGGCCAGACCTACGTGTTCACGGGGTGGATCAAGCTGCCGCAGGCAGCTCCGAGCACCAGCGTGCATATGACGCTCCAGCGCAAGACGCCGAGTACCACCTACTACGAGAGGATATACTTCGACACGGCTACATCCAATGACTGGGTGAGGTTCCAGGCCCAGTACAAGCTGCTCGAGGCGGCGGACAACCTGTCCGTATACTTCGAAGCGCCGAACGACTCCTCGCTGGTCTTCCATGTCGACGATTTCCGTCTGGAGAGGCTGCCTGATCTCGGGCCCATTGTCATCGAAGAAGGCATTCCTTCGCTCGAGGATGTGTTCGCCAATGACTTCCTGATCGGAACCTCCTTCTCCAACAGTGAGCTCCTGGCGGATGCGGACAGGAAGTTGCTCGCCAAGCACTTCAACAGCACGACACCGGGAAATGTCTTGAAGTGGGACAGCACGGAGCCACAGGAGGGAGTATTCGACTTCAGCGGTGCGGATGCCGCCGTTCAGTTCGCGGTTGGAAACGGGCAGCAGGTCCGGGGGCACACGCTGGTCTGGCATTCACAAACGCCGGACTGGGTCTTCCGTGATGCGAACGGGAATCTGGCGGGCAAGGAGCTCTTGTTCCAACGGATGAAGAAGCACATCAACGCGGTCATGGGCCGCTACAAAGGCCAGATATACGCCTGGGATGTGGTCAACGAGGTCCTCGATGCCTCGCAGCCTGACGGATTGCGCCGCAGCTTGTGGTACCAGATCGCCGGGGAGGAGTTCATCGAGAAGGCGTTCCTGTTCGCCCGCGAAGCGGACCCGGATGCTGTGTTGTTCATCAATGATTACAACACACACGAATCAGGCAAGAGCCAGGCCATGTATGACCTGGTCAAGCGCTTGAGGGCCAAGGGGATTCCGATTGATGGTGTCGGACACCAGACGCACGTCAGCCTCTACTATCCGACGATTCAGGAGATCGAGAGCTCCATCGTCAAATTCGCCGATCTGGGGGTCGAGACGCACATCACCGAGCTGGATGTGAGCGTGTACTACGACTCCTCGCAGCGATACGACACGTTCCCGGAGGAGTTGAAGCAGAAGCAGGCCTCTCTCTACAAACAGTTGTTCGAGGTCTTCAAGAGACACAAGAACCTGGTCACCAGCGTCACGTTGTGGGGCAAGGATGACGGAAACACCTGGCTGCGAACGTTCCCGGTGGCCCGCAACAATTGGCCCCTCTTGTTCGATGAGCGTCTGCAGTCCAAACAGGCCTACTGGGCCATCGTGAACGCGTCCGCTGTCCCCGCTCCCCCCACCGGGTTGACCGTGACGGCGGGCAATGGAAGAATCGATTTGAGTTGGAGCGCCTCGACCAATGCCAGCTCCTACAAAATCAAGCGCTCGACGACAAATGGCGGACCGTACACCCCCCTGGCAGCGGTCAACGGTACGAGTTATTCCGACACGTCGGTGACGAATGGAACGACGTATCATTACGTCATCAGTGCGGTAAACGCCGCGGGCGAGAGCGGGAACTCGGCGCAGCTGAGCGCAACCCCTCGGGAGACATCGACGCCTCCCCCGGGCAATCTCGAGCTGCAATACCGTGCGGCGGACACCCAGGTGGGTGATAACGGCTTGAGGCCGCATTTCAAGATCAAGAACAACGGCGGCGAGCCCGTGGGTCTGAGTGAGCTGACCATCCGCTACTGGTTCACGATTGATGGGGAAAAGCCGCTTGCCATCTACTGTGATTATGCCCGCGTCGGCAACTCGAACGTCACCAGCAAGCTGGTGAAGACGAGCACGGGGAAGACGGGGGCGGATCATTACCTGGAGATCGCCTTCGATTCCGCTGCGGGTAGCATTCCGGCTGTTGGCGATTCAGGGGAAATCCAAATCCGCGGCCACAAGGTGGATTGGTCGAACTTCGACGAATCCAATGACTACTCCTTCGACCCCTCCAAAACCTCTTTCACCCAGTGGGAGAGAGTGACGCTCTACCGGAACGGTCAGCTCATCTGGGGGAGCGAGCCGCAATGA
- a CDS encoding SRPBCC domain-containing protein codes for MATNPRGLQPIDAYLAELKDPAAKKTLEALRMQLRKLLPGAVETISYRMPTFKVDGKAVAGFAFFKTHCGYYPFSGSVVPALKAQLDGYATSKSGVTFPPDKPLPAKLVKTLVQARLAEIAAGGKKPSATKKVAAKKALITERVTDSAVKEATGRDWKGWMRALDAAGAGELNHKKLVAHLAREVESTWWQQSIAVAYEQARGKRVVGETAATGFQVGVVRTLPVSAQEMWERVATQAERWLGAGATLTLEPGAGYEVPKRRGVPGVRGEVRVVKPGQRIRMTWQPEGWRKPATLQLTLVPKARGVSFHVHMEKLPDAKAREAMREHWSRVLEDLA; via the coding sequence ATGGCGACGAATCCGAGAGGGCTGCAGCCCATCGACGCATACCTGGCGGAACTGAAGGACCCGGCGGCGAAGAAGACGTTGGAGGCGCTGCGCATGCAACTCCGCAAGCTGCTTCCGGGGGCGGTCGAAACCATCAGCTACCGGATGCCCACCTTCAAGGTCGACGGGAAGGCCGTTGCCGGCTTCGCCTTCTTCAAGACCCACTGCGGCTACTACCCCTTCAGCGGCAGCGTGGTGCCGGCGCTGAAGGCGCAGCTGGACGGCTATGCCACGTCGAAGAGCGGCGTGACCTTCCCGCCCGACAAGCCGCTCCCGGCGAAGCTGGTGAAGACGCTGGTGCAGGCGCGGCTCGCGGAGATCGCCGCGGGCGGGAAGAAGCCCTCGGCCACGAAGAAGGTGGCCGCGAAGAAGGCGCTCATCACCGAACGCGTGACCGACAGCGCCGTGAAGGAGGCGACCGGGCGGGACTGGAAGGGGTGGATGCGTGCGCTGGACGCGGCGGGAGCAGGCGAGCTGAACCACAAGAAGCTCGTCGCGCACCTGGCCCGAGAGGTGGAGTCCACGTGGTGGCAGCAGTCCATTGCCGTGGCGTACGAGCAGGCCCGCGGCAAGCGGGTCGTGGGCGAGACGGCGGCGACGGGCTTCCAGGTGGGAGTGGTACGCACGCTGCCGGTGAGTGCCCAGGAAATGTGGGAGCGGGTTGCAACACAGGCGGAGCGATGGCTCGGTGCCGGCGCGACGCTGACGCTCGAGCCGGGGGCGGGCTACGAGGTTCCCAAGCGCCGGGGAGTACCCGGCGTACGCGGCGAGGTCCGGGTGGTGAAGCCCGGGCAGCGCATCCGCATGACCTGGCAGCCAGAAGGATGGAGGAAGCCCGCGACACTGCAGCTCACGCTGGTACCGAAGGCGCGAGGCGTCTCCTTCCACGTGCATATGGAGAAGCTGCCAGACGCGAAGGCCCGCGAGGCGATGCGCGAGCACTGGTCCAGGGTGCTCGAAGACCTCGCGTAG
- a CDS encoding dihydrofolate reductase family protein: MRKLVYYIALSIDGFIAGPNDEVDFYPGSDEYMRWMATEYPDALPTHVRRHLGIDGAPNRHFDTIVMGRRTYDPALKLGITSPYAHLRQYVFSRTLEPRDPNVRIVNGDAVETVRALKREESALDIYLAGGGELAGQLLDEIDRLVVKLYPVVAGAGRTAFGSRFSPTNFNLDDVKTFPGGNAVLYYSRVR; encoded by the coding sequence GTGCGCAAGCTCGTCTACTACATCGCTCTCTCGATCGACGGATTCATCGCCGGCCCCAACGACGAAGTCGACTTCTATCCGGGCTCCGACGAGTACATGCGCTGGATGGCGACCGAGTATCCCGATGCGCTTCCGACCCACGTCCGTCGGCACCTCGGCATCGACGGCGCACCCAACCGGCACTTCGACACGATCGTCATGGGCAGGCGCACCTACGACCCCGCGCTCAAGCTCGGCATCACGAGTCCGTACGCGCACCTGCGCCAGTACGTGTTTTCCCGCACCCTCGAGCCACGTGACCCGAACGTCAGGATCGTGAACGGCGACGCGGTGGAGACGGTCCGGGCGCTCAAGCGCGAGGAATCGGCGCTCGACATCTACCTCGCGGGAGGTGGGGAGCTGGCCGGGCAGCTCCTCGACGAGATCGACCGCCTCGTCGTGAAGCTGTATCCCGTTGTCGCTGGCGCGGGCCGCACCGCCTTCGGCTCCCGGTTCTCACCGACGAACTTCAACCTCGACGACGTGAAGACCTTCCCCGGGGGCAACGCGGTCCTGTACTACTCACGCGTCCGCTGA
- a CDS encoding isocitrate lyase/PEP mutase family protein — protein MTTESLASADAARFRALHAPGQLLILANAWDAVSARLIESIGGTAIATSSAAMAWAHGAPDGERLPFDRLLAATRDIVRAVHVPVSVDFERGYSTSPVEVADAICRLSEVGVVGVNLEDGAEPPELLAAKLSASREALRREGRDVFLNARTDVILRRRVSGPQALDEVVRRARRYVDAGCDGVFVPGSLTAEELARVVEEVRVPLNVWAAPTLPPLEQLRAIGVRRVSVGPRLVLTALSAVRRDAEQVLAGRWAPAPEGATPTYAELNAWFG, from the coding sequence ATGACCACTGAATCCCTGGCTTCCGCGGACGCAGCGCGGTTCCGAGCACTCCATGCGCCAGGCCAGCTCCTCATCCTGGCCAACGCTTGGGACGCGGTCAGCGCGCGGCTGATCGAATCCATTGGTGGTACCGCCATCGCCACCAGCAGTGCCGCGATGGCCTGGGCGCATGGAGCTCCCGATGGCGAGCGCCTTCCGTTCGACCGGCTGCTCGCCGCGACTCGCGACATCGTCCGCGCGGTGCATGTCCCGGTCAGCGTCGACTTCGAGCGAGGCTACAGCACGAGCCCGGTGGAAGTGGCCGACGCCATCTGCCGGCTCTCGGAGGTGGGCGTCGTCGGCGTGAACCTCGAGGATGGCGCCGAGCCGCCCGAGTTGCTGGCCGCGAAGCTGTCGGCATCACGGGAGGCGCTCCGGCGCGAGGGACGAGACGTGTTCCTGAATGCGCGCACCGATGTGATCTTGCGTCGCAGGGTGTCAGGCCCCCAGGCACTCGACGAGGTGGTGCGGCGCGCGAGGCGCTACGTGGACGCGGGCTGCGATGGTGTCTTCGTGCCAGGCTCCTTGACGGCCGAGGAGCTGGCTCGAGTCGTCGAGGAAGTGCGAGTCCCGCTCAATGTCTGGGCCGCACCGACGTTGCCCCCGCTCGAGCAGCTCCGGGCGATCGGTGTACGCCGGGTGAGCGTGGGGCCCCGCCTCGTGCTGACGGCGCTCTCGGCCGTCAGACGGGACGCGGAGCAGGTGCTCGCGGGGCGGTGGGCTCCTGCACCCGAGGGAGCGACACCGACCTACGCCGAGCTCAATGCCTGGTTCGGGTGA